Proteins from a genomic interval of Zingiber officinale cultivar Zhangliang chromosome 2A, Zo_v1.1, whole genome shotgun sequence:
- the LOC122040030 gene encoding E3 ubiquitin-protein ligase ATL6-like has protein sequence MMLHRRPIDVGCRTIAILCLILVYPRCGAQPAPDQSPKYSGCTNPNNFRPSTVTVIFGLITAFIFLAYFCLYVRQCARQAADQRDEVGVGSAVGLSVDILNSFPTMPYTEAKALKLGHGDLECAVCLMEFEDDEDLRMLPGCCHVFHPDCVDAWLASHVTCPVCRSDLATAAALESPMPPASSPAPPIPESPPDTVILVVDRDRAPEEDDATELTRIGIERREARSRRGRRPSKLPRSHTTGHSLVKLGLEAVGDRYTLRLPEHIRREIFAARKFHRSTSCVAFPVAEEGSSRAGYSSGAGGEGSSRGVRSWILGKSDRWPSLFRTLYVPWKRGDDDASAKKTETEVEAEGERPQEPGSAA, from the coding sequence ATGATGCTCCACCGCCGTCCCATCGATGTTGGCTGCCGCACCATAGCCATTCTGTGCCTAATCCTCGTTTACCCCCGGTGCGGCGCTCAGCCGGCCCCAGACCAGAGCCCCAAATATTCTGGTTGCACAAACCCTAACAATTTCAGGCCTTCCACGGTCACTGTCATTTTCGGTCTCATCACCGCCTTCATATTCCTCGCTTACTTCTGCCTCTACGTTCGCCAGTGCGCTCGCCAAGCCGCCGATCAACGTGACGAAGTCGGGGTCGGATCGGCGGTGGGGTTAAGTGTAGACATTCTCAATTCTTTCCCGACGATGCCGTACACTGAGGCGAAGGCGCTCAAGTTGGGACACGGCGATCTGGAGTGCGCGGTTTGCCTCATGGAATTCGAGGACGACGAGGACCTCCGAATGCTCCCAGGATGCTGCCACGTCTTCCATCCGGACTGCGTCGACGCCTGGCTCGCATCCCACGTGACGTGCCCCGTTTGCCGCTCCGACCTGGCCACCGCCGCCGCTCTCGAATCGCCGATGCCCCCTGCTTCATCCCCTGCGCCTCCAATTCCAGAATCGCCTCCGGATACTGTGATTCTCGTCGTCGACCGAGATCGGGCGCCAGAGGAAGACGACGCGACCGAATTGACCCGGATCGGGATCGAGAGGCGGGAGGCACGGTCTAGGCGGGGACGGCGGCCTTCGAAGCTCCCGCGATCGCACACGACGGGACACTCTTTGGTGAAGCTCGGTCTGGAGGCGGTCGGCGACCGTTACACGCTGCGGTTGCCGGAGCACATACGTCGGGAGATCTTCGCTGCCCGGAAATTCCATCGGTCGACCAGTTGCGTCGCTTTCCCGGTGGCCGAGGAGGGGAGCTCGCGGGCGGGTTACAGCAGCGGCGCTGGAGGGGAAGGAAGCAGCCGTGGGGTGCGAAGTTGGATCTTGGGGAAATCGGATCGGTGGCCGTCCTTATTCAGAACCCTTTACGTGCCGTGGAAGAGAGGCGATGACGACGCgtcagcgaagaagacggagacaGAGGTGGAGGCAGAGGGAGAAAGACCTCAAGAACCAGGTTCGGCGGCATGA